One Methanolobus chelungpuianus genomic region harbors:
- a CDS encoding B12-binding domain-containing protein — protein MSKQEILDNLRDAIVKQNINGTVEATKAALAAGIPAFDAINEGLSVGMKIVGDKFEAAEIYLPQIMMSAKAMNAAMEILTPELAKEKTGEGVGTAIT, from the coding sequence ATGTCAAAACAAGAAATCTTAGATAATCTTAGGGACGCAATCGTCAAGCAGAACATCAACGGTACTGTAGAGGCTACCAAGGCGGCTCTGGCTGCCGGTATACCAGCATTTGACGCCATCAACGAAGGCTTATCTGTAGGAATGAAGATAGTTGGTGACAAATTCGAGGCAGCAGAGATCTATCTCCCTCAGATCATGATGTCCGCAAAGGCTATGAACGCTGCAATGGAGATACTCACTCCGGAGCTGGCAAAAGAGAAGACCGGTGAAGGTGTGGGAACAGCTATCACTTT